A genomic region of Candidatus Melainabacteria bacterium contains the following coding sequences:
- a CDS encoding aminoacyl-tRNA hydrolase — MANLVLSSGREIPETEFEFSFARSGGPGGQNVNKVNSKAILHWDVTNSPSLSVPMKNRFITRYGSRLTAEGVLVLSSQQHRDQITNVDECLEKLREMLESVLHPPVVRKPTKVPKAVKLKRTEAKREVGKKKQQRRFVDDY; from the coding sequence ATGGCTAATTTAGTACTAAGCTCAGGTCGAGAAATTCCAGAAACGGAATTTGAATTCAGTTTTGCTCGCAGTGGCGGTCCCGGTGGACAGAACGTCAATAAGGTGAACAGCAAAGCCATTTTGCACTGGGATGTTACAAACAGTCCCAGCCTTTCTGTACCCATGAAGAACAGATTTATTACCAGGTATGGATCGCGCCTCACCGCAGAGGGAGTGCTTGTTCTAAGTAGCCAGCAACATCGTGATCAGATTACCAATGTTGATGAGTGTCTGGAAAAATTACGAGAGATGCTTGAGTCTGTGTTGCACCCACCGGTGGTGCGCAAGCCGACAAAGGTCCCGAAAGCTGTGAAATTGAAGCGCACTGAGGCGAAGCGCGAAGTCGGTAAGAAGAAACAGCAGCGTCGATTTGTCGATGATTACTAA